A window of Streptomyces broussonetiae genomic DNA:
CGGCGTTCATGCCGATGCAGGGGTCGCGCAGCAGGGTGAGCGGCAACAGGGGGTGACGGCACCGGTGTTCGTAAAGGAGGAAGACCGACAACAGGAAGGCGGCGAGGCCGTAGCCGGTGAGCACCGGCGGGCTGCTCCAGCCGAGTTGAGGGCTTGCGGCCATGGCGGCGACCAGGGCCAGCAGGCCGGAGGCGGCCGGCAGTGCGCCGGGCACGTCGACGGGTTCGGACCGGGTGCTGCGCACCTCGGGAACAAGCCAAGGTGCCAGGGTGATGGCGGTGGCGGCGATAGGCAGATCGAGCCAGAACACGGCGCGCCAGGAGCAGTGTTCGACGAGCCGGCCACCGACGCCCGGTCCGGCCGAGGCCGTCGCCCCCACCGACGGTCGTCCACACCGCGATGGCACGGCGCCGTAGTTGCGGTTCGGGGAAGAGGTGGCAGATCAGGGCGAGAGTGGCGGGCATGAGCAGGGCGGCTCCGGCGACCAGGACGCAGCGCGAGGCGATGACCTGCCAGGGTGCAGGGGCGGGGGCGCCGAGGACGGATGCGGTGCCGCAGACGGCCAGGGCGTGTATCGGGAATATCGGCGGGGCGAGTTGACGGCTGGCGATACGGGCGTCGTGGCTCAAGGCAGACTCGGCCCCTGAGACCTCTTTCAGCGCACGCCGACAAGTGGCTCGGCCACCTCCTCCGTATCCGGAAGCCTGCGCCACTCCGCCCCAACCGCCTCGTCCGGCCTCGGCACCTTCGGCCACG
This region includes:
- a CDS encoding efflux MFS transporter permease, with amino-acid sequence MGATASAGPGVGGRLVEHCSWRAVFWLDLPIAATAITLAPWLVPEVRSTRSEPVDVPGALPAASGLLALVAAMAASPQLGWSSPPVLTGYGLAAFLLSVFLLYEHRCRHPLLPLTLLRDPCIGMNAATPALCPSASWVPCS